A genomic window from Solanum dulcamara chromosome 11, daSolDulc1.2, whole genome shotgun sequence includes:
- the LOC129873079 gene encoding uncharacterized protein LOC129873079 — translation MTASRLSSMAAMAAAAAIAATSSTVPNRAYADSPFRLNPFSSPSPSVPSSSSESPQTDSSESDAKDSSEDSRGGFNPESLERGAKALREINSSPYHKQVFDVMRKQEKTRLADIAAEKVHFEAIQAQADIDKQRQWGEDQRNLYQQQSQAKAQMLRYEDELARKRMQTDHEAQRRHNAELVKMQEESSLRKEQARRATEDQIQAQQRQTEKERAEIERETIRVKAMAEAEGRAHEAKLTEDHKRRMLIERINGEREKWLAAINTTFSHVEEGFRILLTDRSKLVMTVGGVTALAAGVYTTREGARVTWGYINRILGQPSLIRESSMSRFPWSWMISQVANKGLKFGTAAGLPATGQSKSAFGNIILHPSLQRRIEHLARATANTKSHQAPFRNMLFYGPPGTGKTMVAREIARKSGLDYAMMTGGDVAPLGAQAVTKIHEIFDWAKKSKKGLLLFIDEADAFLCERNSTYMSEAQRSALNALLFRTGDQSRDVVLVLATNRPGDLDSAVTDRIDEVIEFPLPQEDERFQLLKLYLNKYLAGEGDNDNNSKWGYLFKKSPQRITITDLSDDVIREAAKKTEGFSGREIAKLVASVQATVYGSPDCVLDSQLFKEIVDYKVAEHHQRIKLAAEGVEPSYQGN, via the exons ATGACTGCTTCGAGGTTATCTTCAATGGCAGCAATGGCAGCTGCAGCTGCCATTGCTGCTACATCTTCCACTGTCCCCAACCGCGCGTACGCCGACTCTCCGTTTCGCTTGAACCCTTTTTCATCTCCATCTCCTTCTGTGCCTTCATCTTCTTCTGAGAGTCCTCAGACGGACTCTTCCGAGTCAGATGCAAAGGATTCTTCTGAAGATTCAAGAGGTGGGTTCAACCCGGAATCGTTAGAAAGAGGTGCAAAAGCTCTTAGGGAAATCAACAGTTCTCCTTATCACAAACAG GTGTTTGATGTGATGAGAAAGCAGGAAAAAACTCGGCTTGCGGATATTGCTGCTGAGAAAGTTCATTTTGAAGCAATCCAGGCTCAAGCAGATATT GATAAACAGCGACAATGGGGAGAAGATCAGCGGAATCTTTATCAACAACAATCACAAGCCAAGGCACAAATGCTAAGATACGAAGATGAATTGGCTAGGAAAAGAATGCAG ACAGATCATGAAGCTCAAAGGAGACACAATGCTGAACTGGTTAAAATGCAAGAGGAGTCTTCACTACGAAAAGAACAAGCTAGACGAGCAACAGAAGATCAAATTCAAGCACAACAAAGACAAACTGAAAAAGAGAGAGCTGAAATAGAACGAGAAACAATAAGAGTGAAGGCCATGGCTGAGGCAGAAGGTAGGGCACATGAAGCTAAACTGACTGAAGATCATAAAAGGAGGATGCTGATAGAAAGAATAAATGGTGAAAGAGAGAAGTGGCTTGCAGCCATTAATACAACTTTCAGTCATGTTGAAG AGGGCTTCCGGATTCTATTGACTGATAGGAGTAAATTGGTAATGACTGTTGGTGGAGTCACTGCATTGGCTGCTGGAGTTTATACCACCAG GGAAGGTGCAAGAGTTACCTGGGGATATATTAACAGAATTCTTGGTCAACCCTCGTTAATTCGTGAATCATCCATGTCAAGATTTCCTTGGTCTTGGATGATTTCTCAAGTAGCAAACAAAGGACTCAAATTTGGTACAGCTGCTGGTTTGCCAGCAACTGGACAAAGTAAATCTGCTTTTGGAAACATTATTCTGCATCCTTCTCTTCAGAGGAGAATAGAACACCTTGCTAGGGCCACAGCAAACACCAAGTCTCACCAGGCACCATTTCGCAATATGCTCTTTTATGGTCCTCCTGGCACTGGGAAAACAATGGTTGCAAGGGAAATAGCAAGAAAATCG GGTTTAGACTATGCTATGATGACCGGAGGAGATGTTGCACCCCTGGGTGCACAGGCTGTCACCAAAATTCACGAAATATTTGATTGGGccaaaaaatcaaagaaaggCTTACTACTTTTCATTGATGAGGCTGATGCATTTTTGTGCGA GCGGAATAGTACATACATGAGTGAAGCTCAGCGAAGCGCTTTGAATGCTCTACTCTTTCGAACAGGGGACCAGTCACGAGATGTAGTTCTTGTCCTCGCTACCAACAGGCCAGGAGATCTTGACAGTGCTGTCACTGACCGTATAGATGAAGTTATTGAATTCCCTCTCCCTCAAGAGGATGAGCGTTTCCAATTGCTGAAGCTCTATTTGAACAAGTACCTTGCTGGTGAAGGTGACAATGACAACAATTCTAAGTGGGGGTACCTCTTCAAGAAGAGCCCACAAAGGATAACTATAACAGATTTGTCTGATGACGTGATCAGAGAAGCTGCTAAGAAGACAGAAGGATTCTCTGGGCGTGAGATTGCAAAACTTGTGGCTAGTGTTCAAGCAACTGTATATGGGAGCCCAGATTGCGTTCTTGATTCTCAACTGTTCAAGGAAATTGTAGATTACAAGGTTGCAGAACATCACCAACGAATAAAACTAGCTGCTGAAGGGGTTGAGCCATCCTACCAGGGGAATTAA
- the LOC129873983 gene encoding alkylbase DNA glycosidase-like protein mag2 produces MGEQTQVQTQTETQTPPQPQSLPISDSTLVSNSTVDLPSNPSNPSKIPIRPQKIRKLSSTPSSNGKPPQTTEASASTATSGAVTATKNRRKSAPKSSRVLPQIIKPLSADGEIDNALRHLRSVDPLLVSLIDTLPSPQFELHHSAFLALSKSILYQQLAYKAGTSIYTRFVSLCGGEDAVCPDTVLSLSAQQLKQVGISGRKASYLHDLANKYKSGILSDETLVKMDDRSLFTMLSMVKGIGSWSVHMFMIFSLHRPDVLPVSDLGVRKGVQLLYGLEELPRPSQMEQLCDKWRPYRSAGAWYMWRLVEGKGTPTTAAAPIDGGNVQTLQQIQTEQETQQHQLQLLEPINGIENLGACIWSQ; encoded by the exons ATGGGTGAACAGACCCAAGTACAAACACAAACCGAAACCCAAACTCCACCCCAACCCCAATCTCTACCCATTTCTGATTCCACCCTTGTATCGAACTCTACAGTTGATCTTCCCTCAAACCCCTCTAACCCTTCCAAAATCCCAATTCGACCACAGAAAATCCGAAAACTCTCTTCCACCCCATCCTCCAATGGGAAACCCCCTCAAACCACCGAAGCATCGGCATCCACTGCAACAAGCGGAGCGGTTACCGCAACCAAGAATCGTCGGAAGAGTGCACCGAAATCATCAAGGGTCTTGCCCCAAATCATCAAACCCTTATCAGCTGATGGAGAGATTGACAATGCACTCCGGCATCTCCGTTCTGTGGACCCTCTTCTTGTTTCTTTAATAGATACACTTCCTTCCCCACAATTTGAGTTACACCATTCTGCGTTTTTAGCCCTTAGCAAGAGCATTCTTTATCAGCAACTAGCTTATAAAGCAGGTACCTCAATCTACACTCGCTTTGTGTCCCTTTGTGGAGGAGAGGACGCTGTTTGCCCTGACACTGTCCTCTCACTCTCTGCTCAACAGCTCAAGCAAGTAGGAATCTCGGGGCGAAAGGCTAGTTATCTCCATGACTTGGCAAACAAGTACAAAAGTGGGATTTTGTCTGATGAAACTCTCGTGAAGATGGATGATAGGTCATTGTTTACCATGCTTTCAATGGTGAAGGGTATTGGTTCTTGGTCAGTgcacatgttcatgatcttTTCACTTCATAGACCAGATGTTTTGCCTGTTAGTGACTTGGGGGTCAGGAAAGGTGTGCAATTACTGTATGGTTTGGAGGAACTGCCAAGACCGTCGCAGATGGAGCAATTATGTGACAAATGGAGGCCATACAGATCCGCAGGGGCATGGTATATGTGGCGGTTAGTGGAAGGGAAAGGGACTCCAACTACTGCAGCAGCACCAATTGATGGAGGTAATGTGCAGACATTGCAGCAAATTCAGACAGAACAGGAGACACAACAACATCAACTGCAGCTTCTCGAGCCAATTAATGGCATCGAAAATCTTGG GGCTTGCATTTGGAGCCAATGA